From the Primulina tabacum isolate GXHZ01 chromosome 3, ASM2559414v2, whole genome shotgun sequence genome, one window contains:
- the LOC142538585 gene encoding uncharacterized protein LOC142538585: MRILKVNTAAISTECAPQMVEKHHSEWTAEYEKKANLDNVAKDILYTTLDKNMFSKIKTCTTVKKIWEKLTQLCEGNDQTKDNKLTVAIQKFDNAKMKSGETLAEFDEWFNSIIIELIFLGKEYSNREIALKVK; the protein is encoded by the coding sequence ATGAGGATCTTAAAAGTGAATACAGCTGCTATTAGCACTGAATGTGCTCCCCAAATGGTGGAAAAGCACCATTCTGAATGGACGGCTGAGTACGAGAAAAAGGCTAATCTTGATAACGTAGCAAAAGATATTCTTTATACGACCTTGGACAAAAATATGTTTTCCAAAATCAAGACTTGCACCACAGTAAAGAAAATCTGGGAAAAACTCACACAACTGTGTGAGGGCAATGATCAGACTAAAGACAATAAGTTGACTGTTGCCATCCAGAAGTTCGATAATGCAAAGATGAAGTCGGGAGAAACTCTTGCAGAATTTGACGAATGGTTCAACAGTATTATCATCGAACTTATTTTCTTGGGAAAAGAATATTCTAATCGAGAAATTGCCCTGAAGGTTAAGTGA